One genomic segment of Amycolatopsis granulosa includes these proteins:
- a CDS encoding alpha/beta fold hydrolase: MPRIPLPHTRRARAVTLAVVVVVLAAVALVWTRSPSEPAAVPTQDAVLDVPAAPGSAATVRLDTTLYLPAHTPAPAILLPHGFGADKTSVAGDAQDLARRGFVVLTYSARGFGHSTGEIGLNDPDFEVADATHLVDWLATRPEVRLDGPGDPRIGVLGASYGGALALQLAGRDKRIDAIAPMITYNDLAQGLTPNAATTTPTAGTAAAGAFAPDGVFKKGWAGLLFSAGSSSPGGGLSADAPEPGQQTQDNQSGGTGSGGGSAAGAAPGPGQAPPQRGSAACGRFTDEICRAYTELATTGRVSPQVAALLRRLSPSAVTGRITAPTLLVQGEADTLFGLDQSDATARQITAAGGHVQQVWYTGGHDGGRPGPQLRAKIGDWLWFQLTGEGGNPFSGFSYDVEGSLRASGSPSVRTVDAGEYPAQAQRRTLRLSGAEQTIVNPPGGTPAAVSGIPGLNGAVSGSSRLSGLFTADPPGQSARFTTAPVDSQLLVTGSSTVRLRVSGTGDAVLFAKLYDLNPDGTRTLPANEVAPIRVAIPASGTADVTVTLPGIVRPVEAGHALQLVVTTTDQAYATPVAPAAYRVALADPVLAAPVVPGHAEGGGWPVGTLLGIAVTLAIAAAAAAIAALRRRRSHGADPELAAVPLVIDGLTKSYPGGVTAVNDLSFRVEPGQVLGLLGPNGAGKTTTLRMLMGLITPTAGEIVVFGYRVTPGAPVLSRIGSFVEGSGFLPHLSGAANLRLYWDATGRPTEQAHLEQALEIAGLGNAVHRKVRTYSQGMRQRLAIAQAMLGLPELLVLDEPTNGLDPPQIHQMREVLQRYAATGRTVVVSSHLLAEVEQTCTHVVVMHRGRLVAAGEVGDIVAAGGEATFRVDRPEAAADALRGVPGVSTVDVDGNLVHADLDGMPRADAVAVLVHAGVAVEQAGPRRRLEDVFLQLVGEDGA, from the coding sequence GTGCCCCGAATCCCGCTGCCGCACACGCGCCGTGCCCGGGCGGTGACCCTCGCGGTCGTCGTCGTGGTGCTCGCCGCCGTGGCGCTCGTCTGGACCCGCTCGCCGAGCGAGCCCGCCGCGGTCCCGACGCAGGACGCCGTCCTCGACGTGCCGGCCGCGCCCGGCTCGGCGGCGACGGTGCGCCTGGACACCACGCTCTACCTGCCCGCGCACACGCCCGCGCCGGCGATCCTGCTGCCGCACGGGTTCGGCGCCGACAAGACCAGCGTCGCCGGGGACGCGCAGGACCTGGCGCGCCGCGGGTTCGTGGTGCTCACCTACTCGGCACGCGGCTTCGGGCACAGCACCGGCGAGATCGGGCTGAACGACCCGGACTTCGAGGTCGCCGACGCCACACACCTGGTCGACTGGCTCGCCACGCGCCCCGAAGTCCGCCTCGACGGTCCCGGCGACCCGCGGATCGGGGTGCTCGGCGCCTCCTACGGCGGCGCACTCGCGCTGCAGCTGGCCGGCCGGGACAAGCGGATCGACGCGATCGCGCCGATGATCACCTACAACGACCTGGCCCAGGGGCTCACGCCGAACGCGGCGACGACCACGCCGACCGCCGGGACGGCCGCGGCCGGGGCGTTCGCGCCCGACGGGGTGTTCAAGAAGGGCTGGGCCGGGCTGCTGTTCTCGGCCGGCAGCTCGTCCCCCGGCGGCGGCCTGAGCGCCGACGCGCCCGAGCCCGGTCAGCAGACCCAGGACAACCAGTCCGGCGGCACGGGGAGTGGCGGCGGTTCGGCGGCCGGTGCGGCCCCGGGCCCCGGGCAGGCGCCACCCCAGCGCGGCTCGGCGGCCTGCGGCCGGTTCACCGACGAGATCTGCCGGGCCTACACCGAGCTCGCCACCACGGGCAGGGTCAGCCCGCAGGTCGCGGCCCTGCTGCGGCGGCTGTCGCCCTCGGCCGTCACCGGGCGCATCACCGCGCCCACGCTGCTGGTGCAGGGCGAGGCCGACACCCTGTTCGGGCTCGACCAGTCCGACGCGACGGCCCGGCAGATCACCGCCGCCGGCGGTCACGTGCAACAGGTCTGGTACACCGGCGGGCACGACGGCGGGCGTCCCGGGCCGCAACTGCGCGCGAAGATCGGCGACTGGCTGTGGTTCCAGCTCACCGGCGAGGGCGGCAATCCGTTCAGCGGGTTCTCCTACGACGTGGAGGGATCACTGCGCGCCTCGGGTTCACCGTCGGTGCGCACGGTCGACGCCGGCGAGTACCCGGCGCAGGCGCAACGGCGCACGCTCCGGCTGAGCGGCGCCGAGCAGACGATCGTGAACCCGCCCGGCGGCACGCCCGCCGCGGTCAGCGGGATCCCCGGGCTGAACGGGGCGGTCAGCGGCTCGTCGCGGCTGTCCGGCCTGTTCACCGCCGACCCGCCGGGGCAGTCGGCGCGGTTCACCACGGCACCGGTCGACTCGCAGCTGCTCGTGACCGGCTCCTCGACGGTGCGGCTCCGGGTGTCCGGCACCGGCGATGCGGTGCTGTTCGCCAAGCTCTACGACCTGAACCCGGACGGCACGCGCACGCTGCCGGCGAACGAGGTCGCCCCGATCCGGGTGGCGATCCCGGCGTCCGGCACCGCCGACGTGACCGTGACGCTGCCCGGGATCGTGCGGCCGGTGGAAGCCGGGCACGCGCTGCAGCTCGTGGTCACCACGACCGACCAGGCGTACGCCACGCCGGTCGCACCGGCCGCGTACCGGGTCGCCCTGGCCGACCCGGTGCTGGCCGCGCCGGTGGTGCCCGGGCACGCCGAAGGCGGCGGGTGGCCGGTCGGGACGCTCCTCGGCATCGCGGTGACGCTGGCGATCGCCGCGGCGGCCGCGGCGATCGCGGCGCTGCGCAGGCGCCGCTCGCATGGGGCTGACCCGGAGCTCGCCGCGGTGCCGCTGGTGATCGACGGGCTGACCAAGTCCTACCCGGGCGGCGTCACCGCGGTGAACGACCTGTCCTTCCGGGTGGAGCCGGGCCAGGTGCTGGGCCTGCTCGGCCCGAACGGGGCGGGCAAGACCACCACCCTGCGAATGTTGATGGGGCTGATCACCCCGACGGCCGGGGAGATCGTGGTGTTCGGCTACCGGGTGACGCCGGGTGCGCCGGTGCTGTCGCGGATCGGGTCGTTCGTCGAGGGCTCGGGGTTCCTGCCGCACCTGTCCGGCGCCGCGAACCTGCGGCTCTACTGGGACGCGACCGGGCGGCCCACCGAGCAGGCGCATCTGGAGCAGGCGCTGGAGATCGCCGGGCTGGGCAACGCGGTGCACCGCAAGGTCCGCACCTACAGCCAGGGCATGCGGCAGCGGCTGGCGATCGCGCAGGCCATGCTCGGGCTGCCGGAGCTGCTCGTGCTCGACGAACCGACCAACGGGCTCGACCCGCCGCAGATCCACCAGATGCGCGAGGTGCTGCAGCGGTACGCCGCGACCGGGCGGACCGTGGTGGTCTCCAGCCACCTGCTGGCCGAAGTGGAGCAGACCTGCACGCACGTCGTCGTGATGCACCGCGGCCGGCTGGTGGCCGCGGGCGAGGTCGGCGACATCGTGGCCGCCGGTGGCGAGGCCACCTTCCGGGTGGACCGGCCGGAAGCCGCGGCCGACGCGTTGCGCGGCGTGCCCGGGGTGTCCACTGTGGACGTCGACGGCAACCTTGTGCACGCCGACCTGGACGGCATGCCGCGCGCCGACGCTGTTGCCGTGCTGGTGCACGCCGGGGTCGCGGTCGAGCAGGCCGGTCCCCGGCGGCGGCTGGAGGACGTGTTCCTGCAGCTGGTGGGAGAGGACGGCGCATGA
- the uvrB gene encoding excinuclease ABC subunit UvrB — protein sequence MAFATEHPVLAQSEFRPVSDIPRADGRFKVVSEYQPAGDQPAAIDELAERLERGEKDVVLLGATGTGKSATTAWLIERVQRPTLVMAPNKTLAAQLANELRELFPHNAVEYFVSYYDYYQPEAYVPQTDTYIEKDSSINDDVERLRHSATMNLLSRRDVIVVASVSCIYGLGTPQSYLDRSARLSVGMEVERDTFLRALVDVQYTRNDLAFSRGTFRVRGDTVEIIPAYEELAVRVEFFGDEVDKLYYLHPLTGEIVREVDEVRIFPATHYVAGPERMEKAIGGIEEELADQLAHLEKQGKLLEAQRLRMRTSYDIEMMRQVGFCSGIENYSRHIDGRPPGSAPATLIDYFPEDFLLVIDESHVTVPQIGGMYEGDASRKRTLVEHGFRLPSALDNRPLTWEEFTDRIGQTVYLSATPGPYELGQTGGEFVEQVIRPTGLVDPEVVVKPTEGQIDDLVHEIRVRAERDERVLVTTLTKKMAEDLTDYLLELGIRVRYLHSEVDTLRRVELLRQLRSGDFDVLIGINLLREGLDLPEVSLVAILDADKEGFLRSGTSLIQTIGRAARNVSGEVHMYADKITDSMRYAIDETNRRREKQIAYNKERGLDPQPLRKKIADILDRVYSEAEDSEQAVQVGGSGRNASRGKKPEQGGRSSGVLVDRDVAGMPRAELADLIQQMTDQMMQAARDLQFELAARLRDEIAELKKELRGMDAAGLK from the coding sequence GTGGCTTTCGCAACCGAACACCCCGTGCTCGCCCAGTCCGAGTTCCGGCCCGTCTCCGACATCCCGCGCGCGGACGGCCGGTTCAAGGTCGTCAGCGAGTACCAGCCCGCCGGTGACCAGCCGGCGGCCATCGACGAGCTCGCCGAGCGCCTCGAGCGCGGCGAGAAGGACGTCGTGCTGCTGGGTGCCACCGGTACGGGCAAATCGGCGACCACCGCGTGGCTGATCGAGCGGGTCCAGCGGCCCACCCTGGTCATGGCGCCGAACAAGACGCTGGCCGCCCAGCTGGCCAACGAGCTGCGTGAGCTGTTCCCGCACAACGCGGTCGAGTACTTCGTCAGCTACTACGACTACTACCAGCCGGAAGCCTACGTCCCGCAGACCGACACCTACATCGAGAAGGACTCGTCGATCAACGACGACGTCGAGCGGCTCCGGCACTCCGCCACGATGAACCTGCTGTCGCGGCGGGACGTCATCGTGGTCGCGTCGGTGTCGTGCATCTACGGCCTGGGCACGCCGCAGTCCTACCTCGACCGGTCCGCCCGGCTCTCGGTCGGCATGGAGGTCGAGCGCGACACGTTCCTGCGGGCCCTGGTCGACGTGCAGTACACCCGCAACGACCTGGCGTTCTCGCGCGGCACGTTCCGCGTGCGGGGCGACACGGTCGAGATCATTCCCGCGTACGAGGAGCTGGCCGTGCGGGTCGAGTTCTTCGGCGACGAGGTCGACAAGCTGTACTACCTGCACCCGCTCACCGGTGAGATCGTGCGCGAGGTCGACGAGGTGCGCATCTTCCCGGCCACCCACTACGTGGCGGGGCCGGAGCGCATGGAGAAGGCGATCGGCGGCATCGAGGAGGAGCTGGCCGACCAGCTGGCGCACCTGGAGAAGCAGGGCAAGCTGCTGGAGGCCCAGCGGCTGCGCATGCGCACCAGCTACGACATCGAGATGATGCGCCAGGTCGGGTTCTGCTCCGGCATCGAGAACTACTCGCGGCACATCGACGGCCGCCCGCCCGGGTCGGCGCCGGCCACCCTGATCGACTACTTCCCCGAGGACTTCCTGCTGGTCATCGACGAGTCGCACGTGACGGTGCCCCAGATCGGTGGCATGTACGAAGGCGACGCGTCGCGCAAGCGCACCCTCGTCGAGCACGGGTTCCGGCTGCCCAGCGCACTGGACAACCGGCCGCTGACCTGGGAGGAGTTCACCGACCGCATCGGGCAGACCGTGTACCTGTCGGCTACGCCGGGCCCGTACGAGCTGGGCCAGACCGGCGGCGAGTTCGTCGAGCAGGTCATCCGGCCGACCGGCCTGGTCGACCCGGAGGTCGTCGTCAAGCCGACCGAGGGGCAGATCGACGACCTGGTGCACGAGATCCGGGTGCGCGCCGAGCGGGACGAACGGGTCCTGGTCACCACGCTGACCAAGAAGATGGCCGAGGACCTCACGGACTACCTGCTGGAGCTGGGTATCCGCGTGCGGTACCTGCATTCCGAGGTGGACACGCTGCGGCGGGTGGAGCTGCTGCGGCAGCTGCGCTCGGGTGATTTCGACGTGCTGATCGGCATCAACCTGCTGCGCGAGGGCCTGGACCTGCCCGAGGTGTCGCTGGTGGCGATCCTCGACGCGGACAAGGAGGGCTTCCTGCGCAGCGGCACCTCGCTGATCCAGACGATCGGCCGGGCAGCGCGCAACGTTTCCGGTGAGGTCCACATGTACGCGGACAAGATCACCGATTCGATGCGGTACGCGATCGACGAGACCAACCGGCGCCGCGAGAAGCAGATCGCCTACAACAAGGAGCGCGGCCTCGACCCGCAGCCGCTGCGGAAGAAGATCGCCGACATCCTCGACCGCGTCTACAGCGAGGCCGAGGACTCCGAGCAGGCGGTGCAGGTCGGCGGTTCGGGCCGCAACGCCTCCCGCGGCAAGAAGCCCGAGCAGGGTGGCCGCAGCTCGGGGGTGCTGGTGGACCGCGACGTGGCCGGCATGCCGCGCGCCGAACTGGCCGACCTGATCCAGCAGATGACCGACCAGATGATGCAGGCCGCCCGCGACCTGCAGTTCGAGCTGGCCGCCCGCCTGCGCGACGAGATCGCGGAGCTGAAGAAGGAACTGCGAGGCATGGACGCCGCCGGGCTGAAGTGA
- a CDS encoding helix-turn-helix domain-containing protein, with amino-acid sequence MADEADAIEAVARVAALLADRATELTEKVVQVYARELPNLVNDDESVVSLLSASVYQNVDTALRIFQHGIDPRRVEAPAAATEYARRLAQRGTPVVDLIRAYYLGQTALLEYALPEAVRLERDPAVVGGMMSHALTEAFAFIDRVTQQAVSAYQEERDRWLVNRSAVRAARVRTLIEGGATDTSETSLGYRLRGTHLAMIVWQAPLPPGGHVLGALETVATELAGGLPSVGAPLFVPNDEMCAWVWFPLERAAMPDEERVRKVLDKADPGVRFVLGDPGAGVDGFRRSHRQAQRVYNLAFAAGEHCDRFLTFRDVGAIALMAGDIAAARGWVADTLNQLATDDEHHARLRETLRVFLSTGGSYTAAATQLTMHKNSVQYRVRKAEEMLGRPVAENRLDVELALRLCHRLGAAVLTAP; translated from the coding sequence GTGGCGGACGAGGCAGACGCGATCGAGGCAGTAGCGCGCGTGGCCGCGTTGCTCGCCGACCGGGCCACCGAGCTCACCGAGAAGGTCGTGCAGGTGTACGCGCGTGAGCTCCCGAACCTGGTCAACGACGACGAGAGCGTGGTCAGCCTGCTGTCGGCGAGCGTCTACCAGAACGTCGACACCGCGCTGCGGATCTTCCAGCACGGCATCGATCCGCGCCGCGTGGAGGCGCCCGCCGCCGCGACGGAGTACGCGCGCCGCCTCGCCCAGCGCGGCACCCCGGTCGTCGACCTGATCCGCGCCTACTACCTGGGCCAGACCGCGCTGCTGGAGTACGCCTTGCCCGAGGCGGTGCGGTTGGAGCGCGACCCCGCCGTGGTGGGCGGGATGATGAGCCACGCGCTGACCGAGGCGTTCGCCTTCATCGACCGGGTCACGCAGCAGGCGGTGTCCGCCTACCAGGAGGAGCGCGACCGCTGGCTGGTCAACCGCAGCGCGGTGCGCGCCGCGCGGGTGCGGACGCTGATCGAGGGCGGCGCCACCGACACCAGCGAGACCAGCCTCGGTTACCGCCTGCGCGGCACCCACCTGGCGATGATCGTGTGGCAGGCGCCCCTCCCGCCGGGCGGCCACGTTCTCGGCGCGTTGGAGACGGTCGCGACCGAGCTGGCCGGCGGGCTGCCCAGCGTCGGAGCGCCGCTGTTCGTGCCGAACGACGAGATGTGCGCGTGGGTCTGGTTCCCCCTGGAGCGGGCCGCGATGCCGGACGAGGAGCGGGTCCGGAAGGTGCTCGACAAGGCCGACCCCGGCGTCCGGTTCGTGCTCGGCGACCCCGGTGCGGGCGTGGACGGGTTCCGCCGCAGCCACCGGCAGGCCCAGCGCGTCTACAACCTGGCCTTCGCCGCGGGGGAGCACTGCGACCGGTTCCTGACCTTCCGCGACGTCGGCGCCATCGCCCTGATGGCCGGTGACATCGCGGCCGCGCGGGGCTGGGTGGCCGACACGCTCAACCAGCTCGCCACCGACGACGAGCACCACGCCCGGCTGCGCGAGACGCTGCGGGTGTTCCTGTCCACCGGCGGCAGCTACACCGCCGCGGCCACCCAGCTGACGATGCACAAGAACTCGGTGCAGTACCGGGTGCGCAAGGCGGAGGAGATGCTGGGCCGCCCGGTCGCCGAGAACCGCCTTGACGTGGAACTGGCGCTGCGGTTGTGCCACCGGCTCGGCGCGGCCGTGCTGACCGCGCCGTAG
- a CDS encoding enoyl-CoA hydratase/isomerase family protein — protein sequence MTIEVDKAGDVAVLTLAHGKANALDTELCRELVAQLENAELNGTRAVVLAGRDGMFSAGVDLKRVSAGGADYVREFLPALSDAFLAVFGFPGPVVAAMTGHAIAGGAVLAAACDRRVLNARQGRVGVTELLVGVPFPLVALEILRCAYGTDRLPGLTFLAETYAGEEALARGLVDELAAPEEVLPRAIETATRLAAVPGDVFRHTKAQIHRPFDERIGEQRAGDDVYVEQVWSSAPALAAIEQYVRAHLGG from the coding sequence ATGACGATCGAGGTGGACAAGGCCGGCGACGTGGCCGTGCTCACGCTGGCCCACGGCAAGGCGAACGCACTGGACACCGAGCTGTGCCGGGAACTGGTGGCGCAGCTGGAGAACGCCGAGCTCAACGGCACGCGGGCGGTGGTGCTGGCCGGGCGGGACGGAATGTTCTCCGCGGGCGTGGACCTCAAGCGGGTGTCCGCAGGCGGGGCGGACTACGTGCGGGAGTTCCTGCCGGCGCTGTCGGATGCGTTCCTGGCGGTGTTCGGGTTCCCCGGCCCGGTGGTGGCGGCGATGACCGGGCATGCGATCGCCGGCGGGGCGGTGCTGGCCGCGGCGTGTGACCGGCGGGTGCTCAACGCCCGGCAGGGGCGGGTGGGCGTGACCGAGCTGCTGGTCGGGGTGCCGTTTCCGCTGGTGGCGCTGGAGATCCTGCGGTGCGCGTACGGGACGGACCGGCTGCCCGGGCTGACGTTCCTCGCCGAGACGTACGCCGGGGAGGAGGCGCTGGCCCGCGGGCTGGTCGACGAACTGGCCGCGCCGGAGGAGGTGCTTCCGCGGGCGATCGAGACGGCCACGCGGCTGGCGGCGGTGCCCGGGGACGTGTTCCGCCACACGAAGGCGCAGATCCACCGCCCGTTCGACGAGCGGATCGGTGAGCAGCGCGCCGGGGACGACGTCTACGTCGAGCAAGTGTGGTCGTCGGCGCCCGCGCTGGCGGCGATCGAGCAGTACGTGCGGGCACACCTCGGCGGGTGA
- a CDS encoding ABC transporter permease: MTENGVHTDPAALDDLTDAASHTHSGVGADGAVAGYRARRTLRLGVELRRQLRRRRTQLVLGFVVLLPFILVVAFEIGQSSPNRRSGGFVDLATASAPNFVVLALFVSGTFLLPTIVALFFGDTIASEASWSSLKYLLAIPVPRHRLLRQKAVASGLLSVAALVLLPLVSLVAGLIFYGAGDAVSPTGDAIPFGRSLVAIALSTVFVVVQLAWVAGLALLLSVLTDAPLGAVGGAVLAAILSQILDQITALGTLRDYLPTHYAYGWMDLIATDIDWTNMAAGLLSAVIYATVFTLLAARRFATKDITS; this comes from the coding sequence ATGACCGAGAACGGCGTCCACACCGACCCGGCGGCTCTGGACGACCTCACCGACGCCGCGAGTCACACCCACAGCGGCGTCGGCGCGGACGGCGCCGTCGCCGGCTACCGGGCGCGGCGCACCCTCCGGCTGGGCGTCGAGCTGCGGCGGCAGCTGCGGCGGCGGCGCACCCAGCTGGTGCTCGGCTTCGTCGTGCTGCTGCCGTTCATCCTGGTGGTGGCTTTCGAAATCGGGCAGTCCAGCCCGAACCGGCGCTCCGGCGGGTTCGTCGACCTGGCGACCGCGAGCGCGCCGAACTTCGTGGTGCTGGCGCTGTTCGTGTCCGGGACATTCCTGCTGCCCACGATCGTCGCCCTGTTCTTCGGGGACACGATCGCGAGCGAGGCGTCCTGGTCGAGCCTGAAGTACCTGCTCGCGATCCCGGTGCCGCGGCACCGGCTGCTCCGGCAGAAGGCCGTCGCGTCCGGGCTGCTGTCGGTGGCGGCGCTGGTGCTGCTGCCGCTGGTGTCGCTCGTGGCGGGGCTGATCTTCTACGGCGCCGGGGACGCGGTGAGCCCGACCGGCGACGCGATCCCGTTCGGCCGCAGCCTGGTGGCGATCGCGCTGTCCACGGTGTTCGTGGTGGTCCAGCTGGCGTGGGTGGCCGGGCTGGCGCTGCTGCTGTCGGTGCTCACCGACGCGCCGCTCGGCGCGGTCGGCGGGGCGGTGCTCGCGGCGATCCTGTCGCAGATCCTGGACCAGATCACCGCGCTGGGCACACTGCGCGACTACCTGCCGACGCACTACGCGTACGGGTGGATGGACCTCATCGCGACCGATATCGACTGGACGAACATGGCGGCCGGGCTGTTGTCCGCGGTGATCTACGCGACGGTGTTCACGTTGCTGGCCGCCCGCCGGTTCGCGACCAAGGACATCACCAGCTGA
- a CDS encoding TerC family protein, with product MSVPVWLWAATVAGLLVLIAVDLVIVDRKPHEVTTGEAARWVVFYVGCAVLFGIGVWVLAGHDYGVQFFTGYITEYSLSVDNLFIFMIIMASFRVPAIHQHRVLLIGILLALAMRSVFIAIGAALIAQFVWVFFLFGAVLVWTAISLVRGDDHDEEYHENAVVRWIRKLYPVTEDFHGHRMTLKRDGRRWLTPMFVVIVAIGSADLLFAVDSIPAIFGITQEAFLVFTANAFALMGLRQLYFLLGGLVKKLVYLSYGLAVILAFIGAKLILHALHEYHAVPDWLDIGNWVSLGVIVVVLAVTTLFSLAKAKRDEKTEALSEANEIR from the coding sequence ATGAGTGTTCCCGTGTGGCTGTGGGCTGCCACGGTGGCGGGCCTGCTGGTCCTCATCGCCGTCGACCTGGTGATCGTCGACCGCAAACCGCATGAGGTCACCACTGGGGAAGCGGCCAGGTGGGTCGTGTTCTACGTCGGTTGCGCGGTGCTGTTCGGCATCGGCGTCTGGGTTCTCGCCGGGCACGACTACGGGGTGCAGTTCTTCACCGGATACATCACCGAGTACTCCCTGTCGGTGGACAACCTGTTCATCTTCATGATCATCATGGCGTCGTTCCGGGTGCCGGCGATCCACCAGCACCGGGTGCTGCTGATCGGCATCCTGCTCGCGCTGGCCATGCGCAGCGTCTTCATCGCGATCGGCGCCGCGCTCATCGCCCAGTTCGTGTGGGTGTTCTTCCTGTTCGGCGCGGTGCTGGTGTGGACGGCGATCAGCCTGGTCCGCGGTGACGACCACGACGAGGAGTACCACGAGAACGCGGTCGTGCGCTGGATCCGCAAGCTCTACCCGGTGACCGAGGACTTCCACGGTCACCGGATGACGCTCAAGCGGGACGGCAGGCGGTGGCTGACCCCGATGTTCGTGGTGATCGTCGCGATCGGCAGCGCGGACCTGCTCTTCGCGGTCGACTCGATACCGGCGATCTTCGGCATCACCCAGGAGGCGTTCCTGGTGTTCACCGCCAACGCGTTCGCGCTGATGGGCCTGCGGCAGCTGTACTTCCTGCTCGGCGGCCTGGTGAAGAAGCTGGTCTACCTGTCCTACGGGCTGGCCGTGATCCTCGCCTTCATCGGCGCGAAGCTGATCCTGCACGCGCTGCACGAGTACCACGCGGTGCCGGACTGGCTGGACATCGGCAACTGGGTGTCCCTCGGCGTGATCGTGGTCGTCCTCGCCGTCACCACCCTGTTCAGCCTGGCGAAGGCGAAGCGCGACGAGAAGACGGAAGCTCTTAGCGAGGCTAACGAAATCAGGTAG
- a CDS encoding S9 family peptidase produces MRPSDLELVAVPGPPALHGTLLLTAVATPDLGGNTYRSALWRAHPDGGPARQWTHGERDSAPAISPDGRWVAFLRAEDKGRPQLHVMPADGGDARRITDLPLGAGAPVWAPDSRRIAFTARLPEPGRYGTPGEDGEVVEPDAEAPRRITRYDYRLDNVGFLRDRPSRLFVVDATDPGEPEPLTDDRADVSDPAWLPDGSALLVVAPREWGTTDTGESDLYRVPAGGGEPVLVVRTAGSAAKPAVFDDGTVYYYGAEFTWPHAVARNPGVWAAELPADGEPAKPRRLTDAESVYCAADVPPARFRDQVLVAVLNRGAVELRGVPRDADRVPLDGLDRLLGDRCAVRSFAVHGERIAAVVARPDSSGDVVLLDGAGQRVLTDFSEPLRGKGIRPAEELTATAPDGYPVHGWLVRPDGDGPHPVLLVVHGGPFAAYDWGLFDEAQVYASAGYAVVMGNPRGSAGYGESHGQAIVHGLGTVDVDDVLALLDAALAREDLDASRVGVMGGSYGGFMTTWLAAHHGSRFRAAWSERAVNAWDSFTGSSDIGWYFSAAYVGADPVVQRDRSPLTYAHQIGIPFAVVHSEHDWRCPVEQAQRLFVELKRNGAAVEMLLFPGEGHELSRSGKPRHRLQRFASILEWWSRHLS; encoded by the coding sequence ATGCGTCCTTCGGATCTCGAACTCGTCGCCGTGCCCGGTCCGCCCGCGCTGCACGGCACCCTGCTGCTGACCGCGGTCGCCACCCCTGACCTCGGCGGCAACACCTACCGCAGCGCGTTGTGGCGGGCCCACCCGGACGGCGGGCCGGCCCGGCAGTGGACCCACGGCGAGCGGGACAGCGCTCCCGCCATCTCGCCGGACGGCCGCTGGGTGGCCTTCCTCCGGGCGGAGGACAAGGGCAGGCCCCAGCTCCACGTGATGCCGGCCGACGGCGGGGACGCCCGGCGGATCACCGATCTGCCGCTCGGCGCCGGCGCCCCGGTGTGGGCACCGGACTCCCGCCGCATCGCCTTCACCGCGCGACTGCCCGAACCGGGCCGCTACGGCACCCCGGGGGAGGACGGCGAGGTCGTCGAACCGGATGCGGAGGCGCCCCGCCGGATCACCCGCTACGACTACCGGCTGGACAACGTCGGGTTCCTGCGTGACCGGCCGTCGCGGCTGTTCGTGGTCGATGCCACCGATCCGGGTGAACCGGAGCCGCTGACCGACGACCGGGCCGACGTGTCCGACCCGGCTTGGTTGCCCGACGGCTCGGCCCTGCTCGTCGTGGCACCGCGCGAGTGGGGCACGACCGACACCGGGGAGAGCGACCTCTACCGGGTGCCCGCCGGTGGCGGCGAACCGGTGCTCGTGGTGCGCACCGCCGGCAGCGCCGCCAAGCCCGCCGTGTTCGACGACGGCACCGTCTACTACTACGGCGCCGAGTTCACCTGGCCGCACGCCGTCGCCCGCAACCCCGGAGTGTGGGCGGCGGAGCTGCCCGCCGACGGCGAGCCGGCGAAACCACGGCGGCTGACCGATGCCGAGTCGGTGTACTGCGCGGCCGACGTCCCGCCGGCGCGGTTTCGCGACCAGGTCCTGGTGGCCGTGCTCAACCGCGGTGCGGTCGAGCTGCGCGGCGTGCCCCGGGACGCCGACCGGGTGCCGCTGGACGGGCTGGACCGGCTGCTCGGCGACCGGTGTGCGGTGCGCTCGTTCGCCGTGCACGGGGAGCGGATCGCCGCGGTGGTGGCGCGGCCGGACAGCTCCGGCGACGTGGTGCTGCTCGACGGCGCCGGGCAACGGGTGCTCACCGACTTCTCCGAACCCTTGCGGGGCAAGGGGATCCGGCCGGCCGAGGAGCTGACGGCCACCGCACCCGACGGCTACCCGGTGCACGGCTGGCTGGTGCGGCCGGACGGCGACGGGCCGCACCCGGTGCTGCTCGTGGTGCACGGTGGGCCGTTCGCCGCCTACGACTGGGGCCTGTTCGACGAGGCGCAGGTGTACGCCTCGGCCGGATACGCGGTGGTGATGGGCAACCCGCGGGGCTCGGCCGGCTACGGCGAGAGCCACGGTCAGGCGATCGTGCACGGCCTCGGCACGGTGGATGTGGACGACGTGCTGGCCTTGCTGGACGCGGCCCTGGCACGCGAGGACCTGGACGCCTCGCGCGTCGGCGTCATGGGCGGGTCCTACGGCGGGTTCATGACCACCTGGCTCGCGGCCCACCACGGTTCGCGGTTCCGGGCCGCCTGGAGCGAGCGGGCGGTCAACGCGTGGGACTCCTTCACCGGCAGCTCGGACATCGGCTGGTACTTCAGTGCGGCCTACGTCGGTGCGGACCCGGTGGTGCAGCGCGACCGCAGCCCACTGACCTACGCCCACCAGATCGGCATCCCGTTCGCCGTGGTCCACTCCGAACACGACTGGCGGTGCCCGGTCGAGCAGGCCCAGCGGCTGTTCGTGGAGCTCAAGCGCAACGGCGCGGCGGTGGAGATGCTGCTCTTCCCCGGCGAGGGCCACGAGCTGAGCCGGTCCGGCAAGCCACGGCACCGGCTGCAGCGCTTCGCCTCGATCCTGGAGTGGTGGTCGCGCCACTTGTCGTGA